One stretch of Microplitis mediator isolate UGA2020A chromosome 9, iyMicMedi2.1, whole genome shotgun sequence DNA includes these proteins:
- the LOC130675073 gene encoding E3 ubiquitin-protein ligase HECTD1 isoform X7, with translation MAEVDPETLLEWLSMGQGDERDMQLIALEQLCMLLLMSDNVDRCFEICPPRTFLPALCRIFLDEHAPDSVLEVTARAITYYLDVSAECTRRVVAMEGAVKAICGRLSGAALGSRASRDLAEQCIKVLELVCAREAGAVFEAGGLPCALGFIRENGARVHRDTLHSAMAVVSRLCGKVEPQDKTLPDCVEALSTLLRHEDAHVADGALRCFASLADRFSRRGTDPAPLASNGLVSELLYRLSNAAGPGTSVAAAANNPKTPPPSTTSSTIPAPEPKSCASVSTIISLLSTLCRGSPSITHDLLRSELPDAIEKALKGDERCALDSMRLVDLLLVLLFEGRSALGRGGAVGGPSGPLLPRLRRLDSAGEKSHRQLIDCIRSKDTDALIEAIDTGGIEVNFMDDVGQTLLNWASAFGTQEMVEFLCDRGADVNKGQRSSSLHYAACFGRPAIAKVLLRHGANPDLRDEDGKTPLDKARERVDEGHREVAAILQSPGEWMLPPSNQEHRKQDSDVDSEFTEPKGDPEMAPVYLRRLLPVFCATFQSTMLPSVRKASLSLIRKMVHYIQADLLVETCGSDKTAGCGAMLVEVIANVLDNEDFEIKPTPPPPPPLKLIVGPKLPCLRKSTSTSSSSQNYIIDKTEDEDGHLIILQMIQDLMMKGKDEFLEHFARLGVFSKVAALAGPQDSPAEPENEPAATATALVTGDEHKPEDARELLVGRAYHWRDWCICRGRDCLYVWSDAAALELSNGSNGWFRFILDGKLATMYSSGSPEGGTDATESRGEFLEKLQRARGQVKPNTVSQPVLSKPGPTRLVVGNWALSSRKECEMCIHNSDGQQQATILREDLPGFIFESNRGTKHSFTAETSLGPDFAAGWAGKRGKRLRSKIEAIKQKVKTQAQEIYENYFKAAQAQPRGVVAKLAAIVNQIDKAYQKQLSGNREWRSVLQSALEELKMLLNEEGRVSAYELHSSGLVQSLLGLLASPSSPQVTTVRANRMRLQRIAVFKSCFKAKDTNDGNSAKVLVQKLVSVLESIEKLPVYLYDTPGSGYGLQILTRRLRFRLERAPGESSLIDRSGRSLKMEPLSTIQQLENHLLKMIAKQWHDHDRTTFTFVKKLKEGNKMTFQYSHDFDENGVLFWIGTNAKTSPEWVNPGQYGLVVVTSSDGRSLPYGHLEDILSRDQSALNCHTNDDKRAWFSIDLGVWLIPSAYSLRHARGYGKSALRNWMFQASKDGVTWTTLYTHIDDCSLNEPGSTATWTLEPPGDESQGWRHLRLQQTGKNASGQTHYLSVSGFEVYGEVTGVCEDLGRAAREAEAGVRRQRRLIKSQVLKHLVAGARVARGLDWKWKDQDGVPAGEGSITGELHNGWIDVTWDHGGSNSYRMGAEGKYDLRLVGTSLDGENKNKNGSGVLTGRKSSSTPSLPDCTDVSMRGSVASTDQAASAENLAAKQAAESIAESVLSVARAEAVVAVTGEGGASNTGELSVVLHPRPDTAVTSDLVTIVESLALNTDCPPNSNSNRASSSKPLFSTVRGNKPTSGLLSLEASEVLDRLREGADRLRNNTNSFLSGELLGLVPVRISVSSETDDNSMRIRPVPRHNPATDATKECNRDKEATSSSSQNTTGGCPVVVTNPMSVSVPNLACTDTNNTLETTAASGLLETFAAMARRRTLGPAGGQHIAPNSNVTQNTRGPTSVSNFVRLALSSNFTGGLLSTAQSYPSLTSSSQVAGSGVTTTTGAGGLGQALTMSLTSTSSDSEQLWLQVSLEDFLESCGGVASSSVGGIRTTGGPTLLGELDDDEEVLAEEDDDNEENDPEIDLLIQDDDEENEEEVEGGEGEYEEVMVSRNLLAAYMEEETPQSTKRRAWDDEFVLKRQFSALIPAFDPRPGRTNINQTTDLEVPQPGSDLQSSVRVGTLPSPRLSLSLKGPGLPDIPDVELSLTDQNASIFQAVQELMQMTELGSRQEKLRRIWEPTYTIIYRESKDEESSGRATPIVTLYSGKPAVSSNACTVEDVLQLLRHVYVLSITRDDRRDPTINEDSLESTCWVNPDDFTSKKITNKVVQQIQDPLALAAGALPAWCEELARSCPFLLPFETRRLYFSCTAFGASRSIVWLQTQRDAILERQRAPGLSPRRDDSHEFRVGRLKHERVSVPRGDKLLDWAEQVLKIHANRKSILEVEFVGEEGTGLGPTLEFFALVAAELQKKDLGLWLCDDHDQLEGYACPSDEQARPAGYYVIRPSGLFPAPLPQDSEACDRAVRYFWFLGVFLAKVLQDNRLVDLPLSRSFLKLMCRGDIANNVNEKIGLTGVTQESMSSSMASSFISEEGETDGLNSLEPSPWYEGILDVEDLVMVDPVRGEFLKEIQAVACRRERTISEGCSSSDEDVIRINHPSGTSVAIEDLGLTMSYSPGSKVFGYDHEELVEGGYDIAVGVDNAREYAELTINYCLNKGIARQLESFKAGFSKVFPMEKLHAFSPEEVRAMLCGEQNPHWTREDLLNYTEPKLGYTRESPGFQRFVNVLLSLTGPERKAFLQFATGCSALPPGGLCNLHPRLTVVRKVDAGSGGYPSVNTCVHYLKLPEYPTEEVLKERLLAATRERGFHLN, from the exons atGGCAGAAGTTGATCCAGAGACGTTACTGGAGTGGCTTAGCATGGGCCAGGGAGATGAACGAGACATGCAGCTGATAGCTTTGGAGCAATTATGCATGTTGCTGTTGATGAGCGACAATGTTGACCGGTGCTTCGAGATCTGTCCACCGCGAACATTTTTACCGGCGCTCTGTCGTATTTTTTTGGACGAGCACGCGCCTGATAGTGTCCTGGAAGTGACAGCACGGGCAATAACTTACTATCTTGATGTATCAGCGGAATGTACGCGACGAGTGGTCGCCATGGAGGGCGCAGTCAAGGCGATTTGCGGACGACTGTCAGGTGCAGCTTTGGGATCACGAGCTAGTCGTGATTTAGCAGAGCAGTGCATTAAAGTACTGGAGTTGGTTTGTGCACGAGAAGCTGGAGCAGTATTTGAAGCTGGAGGTCTTCCGTGTGCCTTGGGATTTATCAGGGAAAATGGAGCGCGTGTTCATCGTGACACATTACACTCAGCGATGGCCGTTGTGTCAAGACTCTGTGGTAAAGTAGAGCCTCAGGATAAAACGCTTCCCGATTGCGTGGAAGCCTTGTCAACTTTACTGAGACACGAAGACGCTCACGTGGCTGACGGCGCGCTGCGTTGCTTTGCATCACTCGCAGATCGTTTTTCACGACGTGGAACAGATCCAGCACCGCTGGCATCCAATGGATTAGTGTCAGAACTTCTCTACAGATTATCAAATGCAGCGGGACCAGGTACTTCAGTAGCAGCAGCTGCCAATAATCCCAAAACACCGCCACCTTCTACAACATCATCAACGATACCAGCACCCGAGCCCAAGTCCTGTGCGTCAGTTTCCACCATCATAAGTCTTTTGTCCACATTGTGCCGTGGATCTCCATCAATAACTCATGATTTGTTGCGGTCAGAGTTGCCTGATGCCATTGAAAAAGCTTTGAAAGGCGACGAGAGATGTGCATTGGACTCAATGCGACTTGTAGATTTACTTCtcgtattattatttgaagGAAGATCTGCATTAGGTCGCGGTGGAGCCGTTGGAGGACCATCTGGGCCTCTTTTGCCTCGTCTACGTCGGCTAGACAGCGCTGGGGAAAAATCACACCGTCAATTAATCGATTGCATCCGTTCTAAAGACACTGATGCACTGATAGAAGCAATCGACACTGGAGGTATTGAAGTAAATTTTATGGATGACGTAGGACAGACTTTATTGAACTGGGCATCGGCATTTGGAACTCAGGAAATGGTCGAGTTTCTTTGCGATCGAGGTGCTGATGTTAATAAAGGACAGCGGTCATCTAGCCTACACTACGCCGCGTGTTTCGGCAGACCCGCTATTGCCAAAGTATTATTAAGACATGGTGCCAATCCGGATCTGCGCGATGAAGACGGCAAGACCCCGCTGGACAAAGCTCGTGAACGTGTTGATGAAGGCCACAGAGAAGTTGCCGCTATTTTACAGAGCCCTGGTGAATGGATGCTCCCACCGAGCAATCAAGAACACAGAAAGCAAGACAGTGATGTTGATAGTGAGTTCACGGAACCTAAAGGCGACCCTGAGATGGCGCCGGTTTATTTGCGGAGACTTTTACCTGTTTTTTGTGCCACATTTCAGTCGACTATGTTACCTAGTGTGCGGAAGGCTAGTTTAAGTTTGATACGTAAGATGGTTCATTATATACAGGCTGATCTGCTTGTTGAGACTTGTGGATCTGACAAAACTGCTGGATGCGGTGCTATGCTCGTTGAAGTTATCGCAAATGTTCTTGATAATGag GATTTTGAGATAAAACCGACGCCACCACCGCCTCCACCTCTCAAGTTGATTGTTGGTCCCAAATTGCCCTGCCTTCGCAAGTCTACTTCTACTTCTTCCAGTTCCCAGAACTACATTATTGATAAAACG GAAGACGAAGACGGACACTTGATAATATTGCAAATGATCCAAGACCTGATGATGAAGGGCAAAGATGAATTTCTCGAACACTTTGCGCGTCTTGGAGTTTTCTCTAAAGTTGCGGCACTCGCGGGACCGCAGGACTCGCCAGCTGAACCGGAAAATGAACCTGCTGCGACGGCGACTGCTTTGGTTACTGGTGATGAACATAAACCAGAAGATGCACGAGAGTTGCTGGTGGGTCGCGCTTATCACTGGAGAGACTGGTGCATTTGCCGCGGTCGCGACTGTCTTTATGTTTGGTCAGATGCAGCGGCCTTGGAGTTGTCTAATGGAAGTAACGGGTGGTTCCGCTTTATTCTTGATGGAAAATTAGCTACCATGTACTCCAGCGGTAGCCCTGAAGGCGGCACTGATGCAActg AGAGTCGTGgagaatttttggaaaaattacaaCGTGCACGTGGACAAGTTAAACCTAATACTGTAAGTCAACCTGTGCTTTCAAAGCCTGGTCCCACACGTTTAGTTGTGGGTAACTGGGCACTTTCAAGTCGCAAAGAATGCGAAATGTGTATTCATAATAGCGACGGGCAGCAACAAGCAACTATTTTACGCGAAGATCTGCCTGGatttattttcgagtctaaTCGCGGTACTAAACATTCGTTTACTGCCGAAACTAGTTTAG gTCCGGATTTCGCAGCAGGATGGGCAGGAAAGCGTGGCAAGCGTCTGAGATCAAAGATAGAAGCCATAAAGCAAAAAGTTAAAACCCAAGCACAAGAAATATACGAGAATTATTTCAAAGCAGCACAAGCTCAGCCGCGCGGAGTAGTGGCCAAGTTAGCAGCGATAGTAAATCAAATAGACAAAGCATATCAGAAGCAGTTGTCCGGCAATCGGGAGTGGCGCAGCGTTCTCCAGTCAGCTTTAGAAGAATTGAAGATGTTGTTGAACGAGGAAGGCCGCGTATCAGCTTACGAATTGCATTCCAGTGGACTCGTGCAGTCGCTGCTAGGCCTCCTGGCCAGTCCTTCTAGCCCCCAAGTTACCACAGTAAGAGCCAACCGCATGCGTCTCCAGCGGATAGCCGTCTTCAAGAGCTGCTTCAAAGCCAAAGACACAAATGACGGCAACTCGGCCAAAGTGTTGGTCCAGAAACTGGTCTCAGTTCTCGAGTCAATTGAAAAGTTACCCGTATATCTCTACGACACACCTGGATCTGGATACGGGCTACAGATTCTTACCCGCCGGCTGCGTTTCCGTCTTGAACGCGCCCCCGGTGAGTCCTCGCTCATCGACAGGTCCGGCCGTAGCCTTAAAATGGAACCACTCAGCACAATCCAGCAGCTGGAGAACCACTTGCTGAAGATGATAGCAAAGCAGTGGCACGACCACGACCGAACGACATTTACGTTCGTTAAAAAACTTAAAGAAGGCAACAAGATGACCTTTCAGTACTCACACGATTTTGATGAGAACGGAGTCCTCTTCTGGATCGGTACCAATGCTAAGACCAGTCCCGAGTGGGTCAATCCCGGTCAGTATGGTCTAGTAGTCGTGACATCTAGTGACGGGCGCAGTTTACCTTACGGACATCTAGAGGATATTTTAAGTCGCGACCAGAGTGCGTTGAATTGTCATACCAACGATGACAAGCGCGCATGGTTTTCTATTGATCTAGGAGTTTGGCTGATACCCAGCGCGTATTCACTGAGACATGCCCGCGGCTATGGAAAGAGCGCTCTCAGAAACTGGATGTTCCAGGCATCTAAAGATGGAGTAACTTGGACGACTTTGTATACGCATATTGATGACTGCTCACTAAATGAACCCGGCAGCACCGCAACCTGGACTTTGGAACCACCTGGTGATGAAAGTCAGGGCTGGAGACATTTACGGCTCCAACAAACTGGCAAGAACGCTTCTGGGCAGACTCATTATTTGTCAGTATCTGGTTTTGAGGTTTACGGAGAAGTGACAGGAGTGTGCGAAGATCTAGGCCGAGCTGCAAGAGAAGCCGAAGCTGGAGTAAGACGTCAAAGACGGCTGATAAAGTCACAAGTTTTGAAACATTTAGTTGCCGGGGCCCGCGTCGCTCGTGGATTAGACTGGAAGTGGAAAGACCAAGACGGAGTACCTGCAGGCGAAGGTTCAATCACTGGAGAGCTTCACAACGGATGGATCGACGTAACCTGGGACCACGGGGGCTCGAACTCCTACCGCATGGGCGCTGAGGGAAAGTACGATCTGCGATTAGTTGGTACTAGTTTAGatggagaaaataaaaataaaaatggatcTGGTGTTCTTACGGGTAGGAAGTCTAGCAGCACACCCAGTTTGCCGGACTGTACTGATGTCAGCATGCGTGGATCCGTTGCTTCAACTGACCAAGCAGCTAGTGCTGAAAATTTGGCAGCCAAACAAGCTGCTGAATCAATTGCCGAAAGTGTGTTGTCTGTAGCACGGGCTGAAGCTGTCGTCGCAGTAACTGGAGAAGGCGGAGCCAGCAATACTGGAGAACTTTCGGTGGTACTTCATCCGAGACCTGACACCGCAGTCACCAGCGATCTTGTCACCATCGTAGAGAGTCTTGCTCTCAACACTGACTGCCCGCccaacagcaacagcaaccGCGCGTCAAGTTCCAAGCCTCTGTTTTCGACAGTGCGCGGCAACaag CCAACAAGCGGTTTATTGAGCCTCGAAGCCTCCGAAGTACTTGATCGTCTTCGCGAAGGTGCTGACCGGTTACGTAATAACACTAACAGTTTCTTGAGTGGTGAATTACTTGGTTTAGTACCTGTTAGAATATCTGTGTCCAGCGAAACTGATGACAACTCAATGAGAATTAGACCTGTACCGCGTCACAATCCAGCTACTGATG CAACAAAAGAATGCAACCGAGACAAAGAAGCCACCAGTTCGTCATCACAAAATACAACCGGGGGATGTCCAGTTGTGGTTACCAATCCCATGTCCGTCTCGGTACCAAATCTCGCATGTACTGACACGAACAACACCTTGGAGACAACTGCAGCATCCGGTTTACTGGAGACATTCGCCGCAATGGCACGAAGACGTACCTTAG GACCAGCTGGTGGACAGCACATTGCACCCAACTCAAATGTAACACAAAACACACGAGGACCGACATCAGTATCAAATTTCGTACGTTTAGCCTTGAGTTCAAACTTTACCGGGGGACTGCTAAGTACCGCACAGAGTTACCCCAGTTTAACAAGCAGCAGTCAGGTCGCTGGCAGTGGTGTCACCACGACAACTGGTGCTGGTGGTTTAGGACAAGCATTGACTATGTCATTGACCAGTACCAGCAGCGACAGTGAACAG TTATGGCTACAGGTGAGTCTCGAAGACTTTTTGGAGTCATGTGGTGGCGTTGCTAGTTCAAGTGTCGGGGGAATACGAACAACTGGTGGCCCGACACTTCTTGGTGAGCTTGATGATGACGAAGAAGTACTGGCAGAAGAAGACGATGACAACGAAGAAAATGATCCAGAG ATCGATTTATTGATCCAGGACGACGACGAGGAGAATGAGGAAGAAGTTGAAGGAGGAGAGGGTGAATATGAAGAAGTTATGGTCTCTCGTAATCTTTTGGCAGCTTATATGGAAGAAGAGACACCACAGAGTACTAAGCGACGTGCTTGGGATGACGAGTTTGTACTGAAACGTCAATTTTCTGCACTGATACCCGCTTTTGATCCTCGCCCAGGTCGCACGAACATAAACCAGACAACAGATCTCGAAGTGCCCCAGCCTGGAAGTGATTTGCAGTCCAGCGTACGCGTGGGAACTCTTCCATCGCCTCGTTTATCTCTTTCACTTAAGGGTCCAGGTCTGCCGGATATACCAGACGTTGAATTGTCACTTACGGATCAAAATGCCAGCATATTCCAGGCAGTGCAAGAGCTGATGCAGATGACCGAGTTAGGAAGCCGGCAAGAGAAGTTGCGCCGTATTTGGGAACCGACTTACACGATAATTTACCGTGAGTCCAAAGATGAAGAGTCTTCAGGCCGTGCTACACCAATAGTGACTCTCTACTCAGGCAAACCAGCAGTCAGCAGTAACGCATGCACCGTCGAAGACGTTCTCCAGTTGCTGAGACACGTCTACGTACTCAGCATCACCCGGGATGACCGTAGAGATCCAACAATAAATGAAGATTCGCTAGAGTCCACCTGCTGGGTTAACCCTGACGACTTTACCTCCAAGAAAATTACCAACAAAGTGGTACAGCAGATACAAGATCCACTGGCACTTGCCGCCGGTGCTTTGCCAGCCTGGTGCGAGGAATTAGCTCGCAGCTGTCCTTTCTTGCTGCCCTTTGAAACCCGGCGGTTGTACTTCAGCTGCACAGCTTTCGGAGCCTCAAGATCCATCGTCTGGTTACAGACCCAACGTGATGCGATCCTGGAACGTCAACGCGCACCAGGACTGAGTCCCAGGCGAGATGACAGCCATGAGTTCCGCGTCGGTAGATTGAAACATGAACGAGTGAGTGTTCCACGTGGTGACAAGCTTCTAGACTGGGCAGAACAGGTTCTTAAAATCCATGCCAACCGGAAGAGTATTTTAGAAGTTGAGTTCGTTGGCGAAGAAGGAACGGGATTGGGTCCAACGCTTGAATTTTTCGCGCTAGTTGCCGCTGAGTTGCAGAAAAAAGATCTTGGACTATGGCTGTGTGATGATCATGATCAATTAGAAGGATACGCATGTCCTTCAGACGAGCAAGCAAGACCTGCTGGTTATTATGTTATCAGACCAAGCGGTTTGTTCCCTGCACCTCTACCTCAAGATTCCGAGGCTTGCGATCGCGCTGTTAGATATTTCTGGTTCCTCGGGGTCTTTTTAGCCAAAGTACTCCAAGACAATCGTCTAGTTGATCTGCCGCTGTCCAGATCATTCTTGAAGTTGATGTGTCGCGGTGATATTGCCAATAATGTTAATGAAAAGATCGGACTGACGGGAGTTACCCAGGAAAGTATGTCCTCAAGTATGGCCAGCAGTTTTATCAGCGAGGAAGGTGAGACGGATGGACTCAACTCCTTAGAACCCAGTCCCTGGTACGAGGGAATTCTCGATGTCGAGGACTTGGTGATGGTTGATCCTGTGAGAGgtgaatttttgaaagaaattcAAGCGGTTGCTTGTAGACGGGAGAGAACTATTTCTGAAGGTTGCTCGTCTTCTGATGAAGATGTTATACGTATTAATCATCCGTCCGGCACTTCTGTTGCTATTGAAGACTTGGGATTGACGATGTCTTACTCACCTGGGTCGAAAGTTTTTGGATATGACCATGAAGAACTTGTAGAAGGCGGATACGATATCGCTGTTGGTGTTGACAATGCGAGAGAGTACGCTGAGTTGACGATTAATTACTGTCTTAACAAAGGCATTGCGAGACAACTGGAGTCTTTCAAGGCAGGATTTTCTAAAGTCTTTCCTATGGAGAAGTTGCATGCCTTTAGTCCGGAGGAAGTCAGAGCTATGTTATGTGGAGAACAGAACCCGCATTGGACTAGGGAAGATCTGCTCAATTATACTGAACCCAAACTTGGATACACACGTGAAag CCCCGGTTTCCAGAGATTCGTCAACGTACTTCTGTCACTAACTGGTCCCGAGCGCAAAGCCTTCTTGCAGTTCGCCACCGGATGCTCAGCTCTACCACCCGGCGGTCTCTGTAATCTGCACCCAAGACTGACAGTCGTGCGCAAAGTAGACGCCGGTTCCGGCGGTTACCCATCAGTAAATACCTGCGTCCACTATCTGAAGCTGCCCGAGTACCCAACAGAAGAAGTTTTAAAAGAGCGACTCTTGGCTGCGACACGCGAGCGAGGTTTCcacttgaattaa